A genomic region of Roseofilum casamattae BLCC-M143 contains the following coding sequences:
- a CDS encoding PIN domain-containing protein gives MKRILFDSDVIIDVMMQRQPFVFHSASALSTATNPDIEAYVAAHAVTNIFYIVRRQLGIAKTLEILDRLLQNLNVATVNHGIIRSALESTMTDFEDAVTSEAARVTGVELIVTRNINDYASSPVPAVLPEIFLTML, from the coding sequence TTGAAGCGAATCCTATTTGATAGCGATGTCATTATTGATGTGATGATGCAGCGCCAACCCTTTGTCTTCCACTCTGCTTCAGCCCTAAGCACCGCAACTAATCCAGACATTGAAGCCTATGTTGCTGCTCATGCCGTCACCAATATTTTTTACATTGTCCGCCGACAACTGGGTATTGCTAAAACCCTAGAAATTCTGGATCGACTCTTACAAAATCTCAACGTTGCAACCGTTAACCATGGCATCATTAGAAGTGCCTTAGAGTCAACTATGACTGACTTTGAAGATGCCGTAACCAGCGAAGCGGCACGAGTTACTGGAGTAGAGTTAATCGTCACCAGAAATATTAACGATTATGCCTCCTCACCAGTGCCGGCCGTACTCCCTGAAATATTTTTAACAATGCTGTAA
- a CDS encoding NB-ARC domain-containing protein produces the protein MDFIKERKYRLLGSAALLVGGTICGGPLGGAVGSVVAGMIANDVVPQHLENLTVRLRDSREQLGNGDLTEAVGLAIGLLIKARAEDGTFPESKYELVSLAKYAVKHWSAIAKELQTAGNANFAKIQDTQALGLFSQALGSEPVLVLEEADWVQLLQEMQQQVEMQLPSQIVRQLALDLQEKFAFALREVLKADFSGDGKAFGGLVISMLGAIHARLENIPVAPESQQEVAKAVKTLKKETKKLRKDKARFRKFARKLDGGIEQILGKLETTEDILNSLQVWLQGELSQISEKLDKIQDTVSGNSKKLDRLIGTSPGSTSVGNSLPQTNHWQGREKELQTVHRWLDDDNRKLGIIVGIAGMGKSALAAKVYRQRRDFVRKYWAELGKPEPPKFVNLARQVLRELVRVSQDILKDTADAQLREMLVQGLQQRRFLLVLDNFESVVSDADYREFLQRWLNCCHQTEILVTTQVELKLFWGAKPQILTLQRGLSSGEGAQLLAARDVEETEEEREQFSRKVSGHPLTLCLVAGMLGAQRGEQRITLADLTTDIGQAIEQLQGSHRQEDDVPLLAVLDRCFRRLSKVWRRRLLLLTVLRQGFDRTLVEAMVGEIIADEELPNLAIQGFLVALEKKNLQERQHYEFQQIILEYLQCRAGDVTEAHQRAVAVYRSCCRMPEDWKMATVEDVQDYLELFYHLCQLGEYEQAFDAIHNTLGAYEQSVSQFLHIRGYNSLRTQLYQQVKPYLSNQLDQKLDKLISNFSLIDDRIPPITHWQGRVSEVQKVHQWLDDDNRHLSIIVGIAGIGKSALAAVVYRQRNDFVRKYWVDLLERPMFATFARQVLQGLVQVPQDTMEQTPDTRLSDMLIETLQQQRFLLVLNNFELVSADKDYREFLQRWLNYCHRTQILVTTQQQPEFNWVWGANILSLSGLSVTESVQLLQALSIEVELEELQAYAEKTNGHPLTLRLVAGMLQNEWRNERT, from the coding sequence ATGGATTTCATTAAGGAGCGCAAATATCGGTTATTGGGTTCTGCGGCTCTGCTGGTGGGCGGTACCATTTGTGGAGGACCGTTAGGTGGTGCTGTGGGTTCCGTGGTTGCAGGGATGATTGCCAATGATGTGGTTCCCCAGCATCTCGAAAATCTGACCGTGCGGTTGCGTGACAGTCGGGAGCAACTGGGGAATGGTGACTTAACCGAAGCCGTGGGGTTGGCTATCGGGCTGTTAATTAAAGCCAGAGCAGAAGACGGCACGTTTCCCGAGTCGAAATACGAGCTGGTATCCCTGGCGAAATATGCCGTGAAACATTGGAGCGCGATCGCCAAAGAGCTACAAACGGCGGGAAATGCAAATTTTGCCAAAATCCAGGATACCCAGGCTCTGGGCTTGTTTAGCCAGGCTTTGGGCAGCGAACCGGTGCTGGTGCTGGAGGAAGCGGACTGGGTGCAGCTTTTGCAGGAAATGCAGCAGCAAGTAGAGATGCAACTCCCCTCGCAAATAGTGCGGCAGTTGGCGCTAGACTTACAGGAAAAGTTTGCCTTTGCCTTGCGGGAAGTGTTGAAAGCAGATTTTTCTGGAGACGGTAAAGCGTTTGGCGGGTTGGTTATCTCGATGTTGGGCGCTATCCATGCTCGGTTGGAGAACATACCGGTTGCTCCAGAGAGTCAGCAGGAGGTTGCGAAAGCAGTAAAGACGCTGAAGAAAGAAACCAAGAAGTTGCGCAAAGATAAGGCGCGGTTTCGGAAGTTTGCGCGGAAGTTGGATGGCGGGATAGAGCAGATTTTAGGGAAACTGGAGACAACTGAGGATATTCTCAACAGCTTGCAGGTATGGTTGCAGGGAGAGTTGAGTCAGATCTCAGAAAAGCTAGATAAGATTCAAGATACGGTTAGTGGCAATAGCAAAAAGCTGGATCGCTTAATCGGTACTTCACCTGGATCGACATCTGTCGGCAATAGCCTGCCGCAAACCAACCATTGGCAAGGGAGAGAGAAAGAGTTACAGACAGTTCACAGGTGGTTGGATGACGATAATCGCAAGTTGGGGATTATCGTGGGTATTGCTGGAATGGGGAAATCTGCTCTCGCGGCAAAAGTCTATCGCCAGCGTCGAGATTTTGTCCGGAAATATTGGGCAGAGTTAGGGAAGCCCGAGCCTCCTAAGTTTGTGAATCTGGCGCGGCAGGTGTTGCGGGAGTTGGTGCGAGTCTCCCAGGATATTTTGAAGGACACTGCTGATGCTCAGTTAAGGGAAATGCTAGTTCAGGGGTTACAGCAGCGTAGATTTTTATTGGTGTTGGATAACTTTGAGTCGGTAGTCTCTGATGCTGACTATAGGGAATTTTTGCAACGGTGGTTAAACTGCTGTCATCAGACGGAGATTTTGGTGACTACCCAGGTAGAGCTGAAGTTATTCTGGGGCGCTAAACCCCAGATTTTGACCTTGCAACGGGGGCTATCGTCAGGGGAAGGAGCACAGTTATTGGCAGCGCGCGATGTTGAGGAAACGGAGGAAGAACGAGAGCAGTTTTCCCGCAAAGTCAGCGGACATCCCTTAACCTTATGTCTAGTCGCCGGGATGTTAGGTGCGCAGCGAGGAGAACAGCGCATAACTCTGGCAGATTTGACTACAGATATCGGTCAAGCAATAGAGCAGTTACAAGGTTCCCATCGCCAAGAAGACGACGTTCCGTTGCTGGCCGTCTTAGACCGCTGTTTTCGTCGATTATCCAAGGTTTGGCGACGGCGATTATTGCTGCTGACGGTATTGCGGCAAGGGTTTGACCGGACTTTGGTAGAGGCAATGGTAGGCGAGATTATTGCTGATGAGGAACTGCCGAACCTAGCCATACAAGGGTTTCTGGTAGCTTTGGAAAAAAAGAACCTGCAAGAACGACAACACTATGAGTTTCAACAAATTATTTTGGAGTATTTGCAGTGTCGTGCGGGAGATGTCACCGAGGCGCACCAGCGAGCGGTTGCAGTGTATAGAAGTTGCTGTCGGATGCCGGAAGATTGGAAAATGGCGACGGTGGAGGATGTGCAGGATTATTTAGAGTTGTTTTATCACCTTTGCCAGTTAGGAGAATATGAGCAGGCATTTGATGCAATCCACAATACTCTGGGAGCTTACGAGCAGTCGGTCAGTCAGTTTTTACATATACGAGGTTACAACTCTCTGCGGACTCAACTCTACCAGCAAGTGAAACCATATTTATCCAATCAACTAGACCAGAAATTGGATAAACTAATTTCTAATTTCTCTTTAATCGATGATCGCATACCTCCGATAACTCATTGGCAAGGGAGAGTATCAGAGGTACAGAAGGTTCATCAATGGTTAGATGATGATAATCGCCATTTGAGCATTATTGTGGGTATTGCAGGGATAGGGAAATCTGCCCTGGCAGCTGTAGTTTATCGTCAGCGTAACGATTTTGTTAGGAAATATTGGGTAGACTTGCTTGAGCGTCCCATGTTTGCTACATTTGCACGTCAAGTTTTGCAGGGTCTTGTGCAAGTACCACAAGATACGATGGAACAAACACCAGATACTCGGTTATCAGACATGCTGATTGAGACATTACAGCAGCAAAGGTTTCTCTTGGTATTGAATAACTTTGAGTTGGTATCAGCAGATAAGGATTATCGGGAGTTTTTGCAACGGTGGTTAAACTACTGCCATCGGACACAGATTTTAGTCACGACGCAACAGCAGCCAGAATTCAATTGGGTATGGGGAGCGAATATTTTGTCCTTATCTGGATTATCAGTAACGGAAAGTGTACAGTTATTGCAGGCACTGAGTATAGAAGTAGAACTGGAGGAGTTGCAAGCTTATGCAGAAAAAACGAACGGACATCCTCTAACATTGCGTTTGGTAGCAGGGATGCTACAGAATGAGTGGAGAAACGAGAGAACTTAG
- the pstB gene encoding phosphate ABC transporter ATP-binding protein PstB, with the protein MVNSAAESANQTDTVLKADNISIFYGDFKAVRDVSLSIPKNKVTAFIGPSGCGKSTILRCLNRLNDLIRIFRLEGKIFYHDQNLYDKAVDPVEVRRKIGMVFQKPNPFPKSIYDNIAYGVRINGLAKSKPDIDEIVERSLRQAALWDEVKDKLQQSGFALSGGQQQRLCIARTVAVNPDVVLMDEPCASLDPISTLKVEELIHELKENYTIAIVTHNMQQASRVSDMTAFFNAKAIEGGKRFGYLVEYANTEDIFQNPQEEATQQYVSGRFG; encoded by the coding sequence ATGGTTAACTCAGCAGCAGAAAGTGCTAATCAAACAGACACTGTCTTAAAAGCAGATAACATCAGCATTTTTTATGGTGACTTTAAAGCCGTTCGCGATGTTTCTCTGTCGATTCCGAAAAATAAAGTAACGGCATTTATCGGTCCGTCTGGATGCGGTAAAAGTACGATTTTGCGCTGCTTGAATCGCCTGAATGACTTGATTCGGATCTTTCGTTTAGAAGGGAAGATTTTTTATCACGACCAAAATTTGTACGATAAAGCTGTCGATCCGGTAGAAGTGCGGCGCAAAATTGGTATGGTATTCCAAAAGCCCAATCCGTTTCCAAAGTCGATTTATGACAATATTGCTTATGGGGTGCGGATTAATGGCTTGGCTAAGTCGAAGCCGGATATTGATGAAATTGTCGAGCGATCGCTGCGCCAAGCGGCATTATGGGATGAAGTGAAGGATAAGCTGCAGCAAAGTGGGTTTGCTCTCTCTGGAGGACAGCAGCAACGTTTGTGTATTGCGCGCACGGTTGCGGTTAATCCGGATGTGGTGCTCATGGACGAACCCTGTGCTTCCCTCGATCCGATTTCAACGTTGAAAGTGGAAGAATTAATTCACGAGTTGAAAGAGAATTATACAATTGCGATCGTGACACATAATATGCAGCAGGCTTCGCGGGTATCGGATATGACGGCGTTTTTTAATGCGAAAGCCATTGAAGGCGGCAAGCGCTTTGGCTATTTGGTGGAGTATGCCAATACCGAGGATATCTTCCAAAATCCGCAAGAAGAAGCAACCCAGCAATACGTGAGCGGACGCTTTGGTTAA
- the pstA gene encoding phosphate ABC transporter permease PstA produces the protein MSESTDPNSMDNSLLRDNTRPRAIFDLVMTALSGMCIAITVLPLFAVLIYVLIKGGSRLSLALFTQLPPAAGQTGGGIANAIVGTFITVGIASAIAIPIGVLAAIYLSEFSAGDRQVARWIRFATNVLSGVPSIIAGVFAYSLVVLTTGTFSALAGGVALSVLMLPTIIRTTDEALQIVPQDIRWASVGIGASDYQTVLKVVLPAALPSILTGVTLAVARASGETAPLLFTALNSNFWPRGLMAPTPSLAVLVYNFSTSFDVKLQELAWAASLVLVLLVLLTSIIARLATRQSQF, from the coding sequence ATGAGCGAATCTACAGACCCTAATTCTATGGATAATAGTCTCCTCAGAGATAATACTCGTCCGAGAGCCATCTTCGATTTGGTCATGACAGCCTTATCGGGAATGTGCATAGCCATTACCGTATTACCTTTATTTGCGGTTCTGATCTACGTGCTGATTAAGGGCGGATCGCGTCTGAGTTTAGCTCTGTTTACCCAACTTCCTCCTGCTGCCGGACAAACGGGTGGAGGGATTGCCAATGCAATTGTCGGCACATTTATTACCGTTGGTATTGCTAGCGCGATCGCGATTCCGATTGGCGTTCTCGCTGCGATTTACCTTTCTGAATTTAGTGCGGGCGATCGCCAAGTTGCACGGTGGATTCGTTTTGCCACTAATGTCTTGAGCGGCGTCCCTTCTATTATTGCTGGTGTCTTTGCTTATAGCTTAGTCGTATTAACCACGGGTACATTTTCGGCCCTAGCGGGAGGAGTTGCCCTGTCCGTATTAATGTTACCGACAATTATCCGCACCACCGATGAAGCCTTACAAATTGTCCCGCAAGATATTCGTTGGGCTTCCGTAGGAATTGGAGCATCCGACTATCAAACGGTTCTGAAAGTTGTTTTGCCTGCAGCTCTTCCCTCTATTTTAACCGGAGTTACCTTAGCCGTGGCTCGTGCCTCTGGAGAAACCGCTCCCTTATTATTTACGGCACTCAATTCTAACTTTTGGCCCAGAGGGTTAATGGCTCCAACTCCATCTTTGGCTGTCTTAGTTTACAATTTTTCTACTAGTTTCGATGTAAAACTTCAGGAGTTAGCCTGGGCGGCTTCATTAGTATTAGTTCTCTTAGTCTTGTTGACTAGTATTATTGCTCGGTTGGCGACTCGGCAAAGTCAATTCTAA
- the pstC gene encoding phosphate ABC transporter permease subunit PstC codes for MVAQLEFDRQPNRSRSDVEKKLDGGFIQLTFIAGLAIAAVLIIIILTVGWKAIPAFQEFGLSFLVESAWNPVNDQYGIWPMIYGTMMSSAIALSIAVPLGVGTAIFLSEDFLPLNLRTILIFLVELLAAIPSVVYGLWGIFVLIPLLRPLGKLLNGTLGWIPFFSTPLAGPGMLPAGLVLSIMILPIITAISRDSLSSLPPDLRQASVGLGATRWITIFRVLLPAAFSGIVGGIMLALGRAMGETMAATMLIGNSNKMSLSILAPGNTIASLMANQFPEASGTQVAALMYSGLVLMLLTLAVNILAEWVVNQVKAKYD; via the coding sequence ATGGTTGCTCAACTAGAATTCGATCGACAGCCGAACCGATCGCGATCGGATGTCGAAAAAAAACTCGATGGAGGGTTTATTCAACTCACCTTCATTGCTGGATTAGCGATCGCCGCTGTTCTCATTATCATTATTCTGACGGTGGGTTGGAAAGCCATTCCCGCGTTCCAAGAATTTGGACTGAGCTTTTTGGTTGAGAGTGCCTGGAACCCAGTCAACGACCAATACGGCATCTGGCCGATGATTTACGGCACGATGATGAGTTCGGCGATCGCTCTATCCATCGCCGTCCCCCTTGGTGTGGGAACCGCAATCTTCCTCAGCGAAGACTTTCTTCCGCTCAATCTCCGTACCATTCTCATCTTTTTAGTCGAACTGCTGGCAGCCATTCCCAGCGTGGTCTACGGTCTTTGGGGGATCTTTGTTCTCATTCCCCTGTTGCGACCCCTGGGTAAACTCCTCAATGGAACCCTAGGCTGGATTCCCTTTTTCAGCACTCCCCTAGCGGGGCCGGGCATGTTGCCTGCCGGACTGGTATTATCGATCATGATTTTACCTATCATTACCGCTATCTCCCGCGACTCCTTATCCAGCTTGCCCCCAGACTTGCGTCAAGCCTCAGTCGGTTTAGGTGCAACTCGATGGATTACCATCTTCCGAGTTTTACTTCCTGCTGCCTTTTCTGGTATCGTTGGCGGAATTATGCTCGCCCTCGGACGAGCTATGGGAGAAACTATGGCAGCTACTATGCTCATCGGTAACTCGAATAAAATGAGTTTGTCTATCTTGGCTCCTGGTAATACGATTGCATCTCTAATGGCGAACCAGTTCCCCGAAGCTTCTGGAACTCAGGTTGCGGCATTGATGTATTCGGGTTTGGTCTTAATGCTCCTCACCCTGGCAGTCAATATTTTGGCAGAATGGGTTGTTAATCAGGTTAAAGCTAAATACGACTAG
- the pstS gene encoding phosphate ABC transporter substrate-binding protein PstS: protein MSQLKSNRQSLGLAALAALLLAACGGGTSTTSETATDASGGAEIKATSKLALDNTVTLTGAGASFPAPIYQRWFLDFSNATPNLQVDYQSVGSGAGVERFSQSLVNFGASDVAMKDDEISGVEKGVLMLPMTAGSVVLAYNLPGVDSLKLTQEATIGILLGNITKWNDPKIAASNEGVDLPDENITVVYRSDGSGTTGVFTKNLSAMSEEWKTKVGEGKTVEWPVGIGGAKNDGVAAQIRQTVGAIGYLEQGFAASAGLPMVALENKAGNFIEPTPESASIALGAVELPENLRAFVTNPEGDDSYPIVTYTWLLAYQQYDDPEVAKALEATIEYGLNEGQAISTELGYIPLPDNVRQKVAAAADAISPDYTIELK, encoded by the coding sequence ATGTCCCAATTGAAGAGCAACCGTCAATCCCTGGGGTTAGCTGCCCTCGCTGCTCTCCTTCTCGCAGCTTGTGGAGGAGGAACTTCTACAACCAGTGAAACAGCGACTGACGCCAGCGGTGGTGCAGAAATTAAAGCCACAAGCAAGCTAGCCTTAGATAATACGGTAACCTTAACCGGGGCTGGAGCATCATTTCCCGCTCCCATCTACCAGCGTTGGTTCTTAGATTTTAGCAATGCTACCCCCAATCTTCAGGTAGACTATCAGTCCGTAGGAAGCGGAGCTGGGGTGGAACGATTTTCGCAAAGTTTGGTTAACTTTGGCGCTAGCGACGTGGCCATGAAAGATGATGAAATCTCTGGCGTGGAAAAAGGAGTGCTCATGTTACCCATGACCGCTGGAAGCGTAGTGTTAGCCTACAACTTGCCTGGAGTAGACTCGCTGAAACTAACTCAAGAAGCTACCATTGGTATTCTCTTGGGTAATATTACGAAATGGAACGATCCGAAAATTGCTGCCTCCAATGAAGGAGTAGACTTGCCGGATGAAAATATTACCGTGGTCTATCGCTCTGACGGTAGCGGTACAACTGGAGTGTTTACCAAAAACCTGAGCGCCATGAGCGAAGAGTGGAAAACCAAAGTTGGCGAAGGTAAAACTGTAGAATGGCCTGTCGGCATTGGTGGTGCGAAAAATGACGGTGTTGCGGCTCAAATCCGGCAAACTGTAGGTGCTATTGGATACTTAGAGCAAGGGTTTGCGGCCAGTGCTGGACTGCCAATGGTTGCCTTAGAAAATAAAGCAGGTAACTTTATCGAACCGACTCCCGAATCAGCATCCATCGCCCTCGGTGCTGTGGAACTGCCCGAAAATCTCCGAGCATTTGTAACCAACCCCGAAGGTGATGATTCTTATCCCATCGTTACCTACACTTGGCTATTGGCTTACCAACAATACGACGATCCGGAAGTGGCGAAAGCGTTGGAGGCAACCATTGAATACGGGCTGAACGAAGGGCAAGCGATTAGCACGGAGTTGGGATATATTCCTCTGCCAGATAACGTTCGCCAAAAAGTTGCGGCAGCGGCGGATGCGATTAGTCCAGATTACACGATTGAATTGAAATAA
- the ppc gene encoding phosphoenolpyruvate carboxylase yields MSSTLHTSNPSVSTVPVGASSSPDEVSASLTSELLLRKRLKSIEQLWESVLKQECGDRLIVLLQEMRNFSSPEAIATNAMNAQTRELIESLDLNAAIRATRAFALYFQLINILEQHYEQRGQQQSYWESSGLTGSDSSEPVSAEVIETPEGVSLQEKGQVGIRRDLGSFHALFPSLKALNVPPGQIQALLDRLDIRLVFTAHPTEIVRHTIRDKQRRIAKLLKQLDQLEEGFIGTGGSQQPIPTAIASRIRDYTEQLRQEIRLWWRTDELHQFKPRVLDEVDYTLHYFQEVLFDTIPQLYQRLKQGLHHTFPSLKPPRYDFCKFGSWVGSDRDGNPSVTPEVTWQTACYQRNLVLEKYISSVQYLINVLSLSLHWSDVLPDLLDSLEQDQQQLPAVYEELAIRYRQEPYRLKLSYILKRLEETRDRNLHLQSETQVTQRPTIGRDGRPKFPEGNVTDHSYKCSENFLSELQLIRRSLTQTGLDCRELEDLICQVEIYGFNLAHLDIRQESLRHSSAINEITEYLHILPTSYETLSEAERVEWLSKELQTLRPLIPGELPFSELTCETIETLRMVRKLQQEFGQEICQTYVISMSNDASDVLEVLLLAKEAGLYDPASGRSSLQVVPLFETVEDLKRAPKVMQSLFELPYYRAAISGGYQGVADKNEALQEIMLGYSDSNKDSGFLSSNWEIHKAQKSLEEVATPFQVNLRIFHGRGGSVGRGGGPAYEAILAQPSRTINGRIKITEQGEVLASRYSLPELALHNLESITSAVVQAGVLGGGFDDIEPWNEIMEELATKSRSHYRALIYEQPDFIDFFHYATPIQEISQLQISSRPARRGGGQKKGLSSLRAIPWVFSWTQARYLLPSWYGVGTALQAFIDNEPEEHLKLLQYFYRKWPFFKMAISKVEMTLSKVDLRISRHYLEQLTPPEELQRLEKVFEQIKQEFELTRDVTLAITGHERLLDSEPILQRSVQLRSGTIIPLGMLQVSLLSRLRQHNSSSSSGTISRYSKGELLRGALLTINGIAAGMRNTG; encoded by the coding sequence ATGAGTTCAACACTTCATACCTCAAACCCTAGTGTCAGTACAGTGCCAGTCGGCGCCTCCTCATCCCCAGATGAAGTGTCGGCAAGTCTAACGTCTGAGTTACTACTGCGCAAACGACTTAAGTCGATCGAACAACTATGGGAATCGGTTCTAAAACAGGAATGTGGCGATCGATTGATTGTATTGTTGCAAGAGATGCGCAACTTTTCATCTCCAGAAGCGATCGCAACCAATGCAATGAATGCTCAAACTCGGGAGCTGATCGAAAGCTTAGATCTCAATGCAGCAATTCGAGCAACCCGAGCCTTTGCCTTATATTTCCAGCTCATTAATATCCTCGAACAACACTACGAACAACGCGGTCAACAACAGAGCTATTGGGAATCGTCCGGGCTAACTGGGTCAGACTCTTCCGAACCAGTCAGTGCAGAAGTCATTGAAACCCCAGAAGGCGTCAGCCTACAAGAAAAGGGACAAGTAGGAATCCGTCGCGATCTCGGCAGCTTCCACGCCTTATTTCCAAGTCTAAAAGCCTTAAACGTTCCTCCAGGACAGATCCAAGCCTTGCTCGATCGCTTGGATATCCGACTGGTATTTACCGCTCATCCCACCGAGATCGTTCGTCATACCATTCGCGATAAGCAGCGGCGAATTGCGAAATTATTAAAACAATTAGATCAACTCGAAGAAGGATTTATCGGGACGGGGGGAAGCCAACAGCCAATCCCGACAGCGATCGCCAGTAGAATTAGAGACTACACCGAGCAACTGCGGCAAGAAATCCGCTTGTGGTGGCGCACCGACGAACTGCACCAGTTCAAACCCAGAGTCTTGGATGAAGTAGACTACACCCTACACTATTTCCAAGAAGTCCTATTCGACACCATTCCGCAACTGTATCAACGACTCAAACAAGGACTGCACCATACCTTTCCCTCGCTGAAGCCGCCGCGCTACGACTTCTGCAAATTCGGCTCCTGGGTTGGCTCAGACCGCGATGGCAACCCCTCGGTCACTCCAGAAGTCACCTGGCAAACGGCCTGTTACCAACGCAATTTGGTTCTGGAAAAATACATTAGCTCCGTCCAATACTTAATCAACGTACTCAGCTTATCCCTGCACTGGAGCGATGTTTTACCCGATTTGTTAGATTCCCTAGAACAAGACCAACAGCAATTGCCAGCGGTCTACGAAGAACTCGCCATTCGCTATCGTCAAGAACCCTACCGACTCAAACTCTCGTATATTCTCAAACGACTGGAAGAAACTCGCGATCGCAACCTCCACCTCCAATCGGAAACCCAAGTCACCCAGAGACCGACCATTGGCCGGGATGGACGACCGAAATTCCCAGAAGGAAATGTTACCGACCACAGTTATAAATGTAGTGAAAATTTCCTCAGCGAACTGCAATTAATTCGTCGTTCTTTAACGCAAACCGGTCTCGATTGCCGGGAATTAGAAGACCTGATTTGCCAAGTCGAAATCTATGGATTTAACTTGGCGCATTTGGACATTCGCCAAGAAAGTCTGCGTCACAGCAGCGCAATTAATGAAATTACCGAATACTTGCACATTCTCCCCACCTCCTACGAAACACTCAGCGAAGCCGAACGAGTGGAGTGGCTCTCAAAAGAACTGCAAACCCTGCGGCCGCTGATTCCTGGAGAATTGCCCTTTTCCGAACTCACCTGCGAAACTATCGAAACCCTGCGCATGGTGCGCAAACTGCAACAAGAGTTCGGACAGGAAATCTGCCAAACCTACGTTATCAGTATGAGTAACGATGCGAGCGATGTTCTGGAAGTGCTTCTTCTGGCCAAAGAAGCAGGGCTGTACGACCCTGCTAGCGGTCGCAGTAGCTTGCAGGTGGTACCTCTGTTTGAAACCGTTGAGGATCTCAAGCGAGCGCCAAAGGTCATGCAGTCGTTGTTTGAACTGCCTTATTACCGAGCCGCAATTTCTGGCGGATATCAAGGCGTTGCAGACAAAAACGAAGCCTTACAAGAAATTATGCTCGGTTATTCCGATAGCAACAAAGATTCTGGCTTTTTGAGCAGTAATTGGGAAATCCACAAAGCGCAAAAATCTCTCGAGGAAGTGGCGACTCCCTTCCAAGTGAATTTACGCATTTTCCACGGTCGTGGCGGTTCCGTAGGTCGCGGAGGCGGGCCGGCTTACGAGGCAATTTTGGCCCAACCCAGCCGCACCATTAACGGACGGATTAAAATTACCGAACAAGGAGAAGTCCTTGCCTCTCGCTATTCCCTGCCGGAATTAGCCTTGCATAATCTCGAAAGTATTACCTCTGCGGTCGTACAAGCTGGAGTGCTTGGTGGCGGTTTCGATGATATCGAGCCGTGGAATGAGATTATGGAAGAATTAGCGACAAAATCGCGATCGCATTATCGAGCGCTGATTTACGAACAACCAGACTTCATCGACTTTTTCCACTACGCGACCCCCATCCAAGAAATCAGCCAATTACAGATTAGTTCTCGACCCGCTCGTCGCGGTGGAGGCCAAAAGAAAGGACTCTCCAGTTTGCGAGCCATTCCTTGGGTCTTTAGTTGGACGCAAGCGCGCTACTTGCTTCCCAGTTGGTATGGTGTGGGGACAGCGTTGCAAGCTTTTATTGACAACGAACCGGAAGAACACTTGAAACTGCTACAATATTTCTATCGCAAATGGCCGTTCTTTAAAATGGCCATTTCTAAAGTAGAAATGACTCTCTCCAAAGTAGATTTGCGCATTTCTCGGCACTACCTAGAGCAACTGACTCCTCCAGAAGAACTCCAGCGTCTGGAGAAAGTCTTTGAACAAATCAAACAAGAGTTCGAGCTAACTCGAGATGTCACGTTAGCGATTACAGGTCACGAGCGCCTGCTCGATAGCGAACCCATCCTACAACGCTCGGTTCAATTGCGTAGCGGGACGATTATTCCATTAGGAATGCTGCAAGTCTCTTTGTTAAGTCGCTTGCGTCAGCACAATAGTAGTAGCTCTTCAGGAACCATTTCTCGTTATAGCAAGGGAGAACTACTGCGGGGCGCTCTGCTAACGATTAATGGAATTGCAGCCGGAATGCGCAATACAGGTTGA